From a region of the candidate division WOR-3 bacterium genome:
- a CDS encoding ribonuclease HII has product MESVYRFLDYINIKAKKPIGVDEAGRGPLAGPIVACALYVPEGENISFVRDSKILTYEKRREFLDRLLEKNIRFGVGFVFPEEIDRIGIQEANYLAMKRAIRNLRIRTDLILVDGFKIKSLKKRQIVVIKGDKRIDVIAGASIIAKVTRDMWMEAMHEVYPDYRFDINKGYYSDFHVEMIKKKGVSPLHRKTFEPIKTILKEKGVL; this is encoded by the coding sequence TTGGAGAGTGTTTACAGGTTTTTAGATTATATTAATATAAAGGCAAAAAAACCAATTGGAGTAGATGAAGCAGGAAGGGGTCCTCTTGCAGGTCCGATAGTTGCTTGTGCCTTATATGTTCCAGAAGGAGAAAATATTTCTTTTGTAAGGGATTCAAAAATTTTAACTTATGAGAAAAGAAGAGAGTTTTTAGACAGGTTATTAGAAAAAAATATTAGATTTGGTGTGGGATTTGTTTTTCCAGAAGAGATTGATAGAATCGGTATTCAGGAGGCAAATTACCTTGCAATGAAAAGAGCAATAAGAAATTTAAGAATAAGGACTGACCTTATTCTTGTTGATGGATTTAAAATCAAATCTTTAAAAAAGAGACAGATTGTGGTTATAAAGGGTGATAAAAGGATTGATGTAATAGCAGGAGCAAGTATAATAGCAAAGGTAACAAGGGATATGTGGATGGAGGCAATGCACGAAGTTTACCCCGATTATAGATTTGATATAAATAAAGGGTACTATTCTGATTTTCATGTTGAAATGATAAAGAAAAAGGGAGTTTCTCCCTTACACAGGAAAACTTTTGAACCTATTAAAACAATTTTAAAAGAAAAGGGGGTTTTATGA
- a CDS encoding methyl-accepting chemotaxis protein, with translation MTLLSIIHLILSVFFSFLHYRLLTFSGEKFFSLPLFVITFLLVFFFRFFRFPIRNFYFFSFCPVISAFFSYLSPFSGAFASFLSIFLFGHFILKNSIESVLYGSSSYLSGALFLSLIRYLNFSINLKLLIFLIITSFLYPLFFYFPLILKSRFSFKKHLYILSREIVFLFFYTSLIFFIFNFLRDNNIYGFIILIPVIFISILTLRDSLKLDRLFLLHKIEESLAGVFSLEKAFQDVKKILLDYIPFDSMKVFVKENENFKCIFSDDKNYVGEIFSFNLFNDLLKNERIYIKKREKDYKFISKDTLSFYAISLYRDNKLSGLIIFESKLEDNFSEDDRERLLTVSYLVSRIIGSYLSIQKLPDLSETIKDKTSRLIEMLKNFSSYTSKFGLSLSHVEGSFRDIQDKISKNFDILENIAREFEKGSSELSSFVSFFRSKRSLVEMILYSLKIAEESFGKLIEEFKRLKDNIFMVVTLLEKIQGFVEFMKDYASKTRLLSLNASIEATRMGEEAKGFSIIAEEIGTLAQSVENVITKLTHEFSSTSEILENTKNFIVEYEKLIENYKRKFTESGEKEKELLINTLDLLPKIENLPLFFETTVFKLTEVIRLIGEELQETETGNQKMKEILDELKEINYLLEKIENGINECKLISDRMRILEEEIRSG, from the coding sequence ATGACTTTATTAAGCATTATTCATTTAATTTTAAGTGTATTTTTTTCTTTCTTGCATTACAGGTTATTAACATTTTCAGGAGAAAAGTTTTTTTCCCTTCCTCTTTTTGTTATAACTTTTCTTCTTGTGTTTTTTTTTAGATTTTTTAGATTCCCGATAAGAAACTTTTATTTTTTTTCCTTTTGTCCTGTAATATCTGCTTTCTTCTCTTACCTATCACCCTTTTCAGGAGCTTTTGCTTCATTCCTTTCAATATTTTTATTTGGACATTTCATTTTAAAAAATAGTATAGAGAGTGTCCTTTATGGTTCTTCTTCCTATCTATCAGGAGCATTATTTTTAAGTCTTATTAGATATCTAAATTTTTCGATTAATTTAAAATTGCTTATCTTTCTTATAATTACCTCTTTTTTATATCCTCTTTTTTTCTATTTTCCTCTAATATTAAAGTCAAGATTTTCATTTAAGAAACATTTATATATTCTTTCAAGAGAGATTGTTTTTCTTTTCTTTTATACTTCTTTAATTTTCTTTATTTTTAATTTCTTAAGGGATAATAACATTTATGGTTTCATTATACTTATTCCTGTTATTTTTATAAGTATATTGACTCTTAGAGATTCTTTAAAACTTGATAGGCTTTTTCTTTTACATAAAATAGAGGAAAGTCTTGCAGGTGTTTTTTCCCTTGAAAAAGCTTTTCAGGATGTAAAAAAAATTCTTTTAGATTATATTCCTTTTGATTCCATGAAAGTTTTTGTTAAAGAGAATGAAAATTTTAAGTGTATTTTTTCTGATGATAAAAATTATGTTGGAGAGATTTTTTCTTTTAATCTCTTTAATGATTTATTAAAAAATGAAAGAATTTATATTAAAAAAAGGGAAAAGGATTATAAATTTATTTCAAAGGATACTCTTTCCTTTTATGCAATATCTCTTTACAGGGATAATAAATTATCAGGTTTGATTATATTTGAATCTAAATTGGAGGATAATTTTTCTGAGGATGATAGAGAAAGACTTTTAACTGTTTCTTACTTAGTGAGCAGAATAATTGGAAGTTATCTTTCAATCCAGAAATTACCTGATCTATCAGAGACTATTAAGGATAAAACCTCAAGACTTATTGAAATGTTAAAGAATTTCTCTTCTTATACCTCGAAATTTGGTCTTTCCCTTTCCCATGTTGAGGGTTCTTTTAGAGATATACAGGACAAAATAAGTAAAAATTTTGATATTCTTGAAAATATAGCTCGTGAATTTGAGAAAGGTTCTTCTGAACTTTCTTCTTTTGTTTCCTTCTTTAGAAGCAAAAGATCTTTAGTAGAGATGATACTTTATTCCTTAAAAATTGCTGAGGAAAGTTTTGGAAAGTTAATCGAGGAGTTTAAAAGGTTAAAGGATAACATTTTTATGGTTGTAACTTTACTTGAGAAAATACAGGGTTTTGTTGAATTTATGAAAGATTATGCTTCTAAAACGAGACTTTTATCTCTTAATGCCTCTATTGAAGCAACAAGAATGGGTGAGGAAGCAAAGGGATTTTCTATAATAGCAGAAGAAATCGGGACACTTGCTCAATCAGTGGAAAATGTTATTACAAAATTGACCCATGAATTTTCTTCTACAAGCGAAATACTTGAAAATACCAAAAACTTTATTGTTGAATATGAAAAATTAATAGAAAATTATAAAAGGAAATTTACTGAATCTGGTGAAAAGGAAAAAGAACTTTTGATTAATACTCTTGATCTATTACCAAAAATTGAAAATTTACCTTTGTTTTTTGAAACTACTGTATTCAAGCTTACAGAAGTTATAAGACTGATAGGTGAGGAATTACAGGAGACTGAAACCGGTAATCAGAAAATGAAAGAGATATTAGATGAACTCAAAGAAATTAATTATCTACTTGAAAAAATTGAGAATGGAATAAATGAATGTAAGCTTATCTCTGATAGAATGAGAATTCTTGAGGAAGAGATAAGAAGTGGTTGA
- a CDS encoding glycosyltransferase family 4 protein, whose amino-acid sequence MKNLKILFASDFYYPYVGGISEHIYHLKKELEKRGHDVYVLTCGYSKDDFPDYKDDEKTIRIGKSIPILFNKSVGRITFSARGGKKIKEIIEKGKFDIIHTHGPLAPMMPYYALKYSNTLNFSTFHAAHDPSKLYEIFKRHLIKIFEKIDGKIAVSPVARDSIKRHFGGEYRIIPNGVDIERFSPSKKGESNLPKNKKIVLFVGRFEQRKGFKYLRKAFKRVINEVKDAHLIAVGTGPLLRIEKEKAKFELKDNVSFLGRVSFEDLPKIYADSHVFCSPAIGYESQGIVLLEAMASSVPVVASNIEGYRFVLEDGKEGFFSEPKNPDDIAEKLIYLLKNEDLRIRMGEMGRKKVIEKFSWDKIASQVESYYFEIKEKIKIER is encoded by the coding sequence ATGAAAAATTTAAAGATTCTATTTGCTTCTGATTTTTATTATCCTTATGTAGGAGGAATTTCTGAACATATTTATCATTTAAAAAAAGAATTAGAAAAAAGGGGTCACGATGTTTATGTTTTAACATGTGGTTATAGTAAAGATGATTTTCCTGATTATAAAGATGATGAAAAGACAATAAGGATAGGAAAATCAATTCCGATTCTTTTTAATAAATCTGTTGGCAGAATTACTTTTTCTGCAAGAGGTGGAAAGAAAATAAAGGAAATAATTGAAAAAGGTAAATTTGATATTATTCATACTCATGGTCCCCTTGCCCCTATGATGCCCTATTATGCTTTAAAGTACTCCAATACCTTAAATTTTTCTACATTTCATGCTGCTCACGACCCTTCAAAACTTTATGAAATATTTAAAAGACATTTGATTAAAATCTTTGAAAAAATTGATGGAAAAATTGCTGTTTCTCCAGTTGCAAGAGACTCAATAAAGAGGCATTTCGGTGGCGAATACAGAATTATTCCAAACGGAGTTGATATTGAAAGGTTCAGTCCTTCAAAAAAGGGAGAAAGTAATTTACCAAAAAATAAAAAGATTGTTTTGTTCGTAGGGAGATTTGAGCAAAGAAAGGGTTTTAAATATTTAAGAAAAGCTTTTAAAAGAGTGATAAATGAAGTAAAGGATGCTCATCTTATAGCTGTTGGAACTGGCCCTCTATTAAGAATTGAAAAAGAAAAAGCAAAATTTGAATTGAAGGATAATGTTTCATTTCTCGGGAGAGTCTCCTTTGAAGATTTACCTAAAATTTACGCTGATTCACATGTTTTTTGTTCCCCTGCTATAGGGTACGAATCTCAGGGGATTGTTTTACTTGAAGCAATGGCATCATCTGTTCCTGTTGTAGCTTCAAATATAGAGGGTTACAGATTTGTTTTAGAAGATGGAAAGGAGGGTTTCTTCTCAGAGCCAAAAAATCCTGATGATATTGCTGAAAAATTAATCTATCTTTTGAAAAATGAGGATTTAAGAATAAGGATGGGAGAAATGGGAAGAAAAAAAGTTATAGAAAAATTTTCCTGGGATAAAATAGCATCTCAAGTTGAGTCCTATTATTTTGAAATTAAGGAGAAAATAAAAATTGAAAGATAA
- a CDS encoding MFS transporter yields MKDKGITKVFKNRNFLLYSLAQTISLIGDKLDHMALIALVRAYAYGHSVAFSHLAFFFTIPGVIFGPIAGIIADKMNRKKILIFGDFARAILVIMIPLLVLSFRHIFPMYFIVFFVFLIGVVYNATKMAIVPGLLKSSDEILAANSTITLAGRLATVLGLFLGGLIVDWEIWKNFGIEGWQAGFYLDGITFFLSGFFLIFIFIPDHRTHKKEELAKLIIEEEKNYFQKTVSDLKDAISLIKKDKNVSFVLFSILFLVFVGANVYVLIVILVQQFLGYGTTGVGKLGALTAFGMASGAFILGFLGDKWDRKNVIIYSFLTISALLIIFPFLKKFAYIGFLSFLGGLLLSPVMISQDTLLHENVPSEFRGRIFASKELIINGIFLILSYIFGILAEWIYPAKIIFFNGLILMISTIFFLLKRK; encoded by the coding sequence TTGAAAGATAAGGGAATTACAAAAGTTTTTAAAAACAGGAATTTTCTTTTATATTCCCTTGCTCAAACAATTTCCCTTATAGGAGATAAACTTGACCATATGGCTTTAATAGCGCTTGTTAGAGCTTACGCTTATGGACATTCGGTTGCCTTTTCACATCTTGCTTTCTTTTTTACAATTCCAGGTGTTATTTTTGGACCAATTGCAGGTATAATTGCTGACAAGATGAATAGAAAAAAAATACTTATTTTTGGTGATTTTGCAAGAGCTATACTTGTTATTATGATACCTCTTCTCGTTTTATCTTTCAGACATATATTTCCCATGTATTTTATAGTCTTTTTTGTTTTTCTTATAGGTGTTGTTTATAATGCAACAAAAATGGCTATAGTACCAGGACTTTTAAAATCAAGTGATGAAATTTTAGCAGCTAATTCAACTATAACTTTAGCTGGAAGACTTGCAACAGTTCTTGGTCTTTTTTTAGGAGGACTTATTGTAGACTGGGAAATATGGAAAAATTTTGGTATTGAGGGATGGCAAGCGGGTTTTTATCTTGATGGAATCACTTTTTTCCTTTCGGGCTTTTTTTTAATTTTTATTTTTATTCCTGACCACAGAACACATAAAAAAGAAGAACTTGCAAAATTAATAATTGAGGAGGAAAAAAATTATTTTCAAAAAACTGTTTCTGATTTAAAAGACGCCATTTCATTGATAAAGAAAGATAAAAATGTATCCTTTGTTCTTTTTTCTATTTTATTTCTTGTTTTTGTAGGTGCAAATGTATATGTTTTGATTGTTATTTTAGTTCAACAGTTTCTTGGATATGGAACAACTGGAGTTGGAAAACTTGGGGCTTTAACAGCTTTTGGAATGGCTTCAGGTGCTTTTATATTGGGTTTTCTTGGTGATAAATGGGACAGAAAAAATGTTATCATTTATTCCTTTCTTACAATCTCAGCCTTACTTATAATCTTTCCCTTTCTCAAAAAATTTGCCTATATAGGATTTTTATCCTTTTTAGGTGGTCTTTTGCTTTCACCTGTTATGATTTCTCAAGATACCCTTTTACATGAAAATGTTCCTTCAGAATTCAGGGGAAGAATTTTTGCGAGTAAGGAGTTAATTATAAATGGTATATTCCTTATTTTATCCTATATTTTTGGAATTCTTGCTGAATGGATTTATCCAGCCAAAATTATATTTTTTAACGGTTTAATTTTAATGATTTCTACTATATTTTTTCTTTTAAAAAGAAAATGA
- the secG gene encoding preprotein translocase subunit SecG: MLALLIFLHVFLVIILIAVILVQQPRGRGLGAFFGGGAQDLLGVRGAPTFFQKLTWGLAAFIGLLAILIAIVSKSSSPENRARITERPGISNIIPLFSEEPKGENSPLPLQEEKVKEEKK, translated from the coding sequence ATGTTAGCTCTTTTAATTTTTTTACATGTATTCCTTGTAATAATTTTAATTGCAGTTATTCTCGTTCAGCAACCAAGGGGAAGGGGGCTTGGTGCTTTTTTTGGTGGAGGTGCTCAGGACCTTCTTGGTGTTAGAGGTGCTCCAACTTTTTTCCAGAAATTGACCTGGGGACTTGCTGCTTTTATAGGGCTTCTTGCTATTTTAATTGCAATTGTCTCAAAATCCAGTTCACCTGAAAATAGAGCCCGGATTACTGAAAGACCGGGTATTTCTAATATTATTCCATTATTTTCAGAGGAGCCAAAAGGAGAAAATTCACCTCTTCCCTTACAAGAAGAGAAGGTAAAGGAAGAGAAAAAATAA
- the tpiA gene encoding triose-phosphate isomerase, which produces MKKFIFGNWKMNMLKGDIKKWRDDFLKEYSDKSGKIEVAVFVPFTHISYAKRILSKINVEVGAQNMYFEEKGAFTGEISPLHLKDLKVKRVIIGHSERRKIFKEDDDLLAKKLKKAIEFGFEPVFCVGETLEEREKGEIEKVLEIQIREGFKFLQKEEIKKIIIAYEPVWAIGTGRVATPDEALLAHKFIIEFMENNYGVRVPVLYGGSITPENFDPLISKEEISGGLVGGTSLKGDLFAKLIKIALNYILC; this is translated from the coding sequence ATGAAAAAATTTATATTCGGAAACTGGAAAATGAATATGTTAAAGGGAGATATTAAAAAGTGGAGAGATGATTTTTTGAAGGAGTATAGTGATAAAAGTGGAAAAATTGAAGTAGCAGTTTTTGTTCCTTTTACTCACATAAGTTATGCAAAAAGGATTCTGTCAAAGATAAATGTTGAAGTTGGTGCTCAAAACATGTATTTTGAGGAAAAGGGTGCTTTTACAGGTGAGATTTCTCCTTTACATCTTAAAGATTTAAAAGTAAAAAGAGTAATAATAGGTCATTCAGAAAGGAGAAAAATTTTTAAAGAAGATGATGATTTACTTGCAAAAAAATTAAAAAAGGCAATAGAATTTGGATTTGAACCTGTTTTTTGTGTTGGTGAAACACTTGAGGAAAGAGAAAAAGGAGAAATAGAAAAAGTTCTTGAAATACAGATAAGGGAAGGTTTTAAGTTTCTTCAAAAAGAAGAAATTAAAAAAATAATAATAGCCTATGAGCCAGTTTGGGCAATAGGAACAGGAAGGGTAGCAACTCCTGATGAAGCACTTTTAGCTCATAAGTTTATAATTGAATTTATGGAAAATAATTATGGTGTAAGGGTTCCTGTATTGTATGGAGGAAGTATAACCCCTGAGAATTTTGACCCTCTTATTTCAAAGGAAGAGATTTCAGGTGGTCTTGTTGGAGGAACCTCTTTGAAAGGAGATTTGTTTGCAAAACTTATAAAAATTGCTTTAAATTATATATTATGTTAG
- a CDS encoding MTH1187 family thiamine-binding protein, which yields MKKVIVAVSITPIGTGSASVSEFIAESLKVLDKYPDIKYEIDPMFTILYGDKEKIFKAIIKMQEVMFRKGAMRVSTVIKIDERRDKEQSPLDKIESLKKHFKK from the coding sequence ATGAAAAAAGTAATTGTTGCTGTTAGTATTACACCTATTGGCACAGGAAGCGCCTCAGTTTCAGAGTTTATAGCAGAAAGTTTGAAAGTTCTTGATAAATATCCTGATATAAAGTATGAGATAGATCCAATGTTTACAATTCTTTATGGTGATAAAGAAAAAATTTTTAAGGCTATAATTAAAATGCAGGAGGTGATGTTTAGAAAGGGAGCAATGAGAGTTTCAACGGTAATAAAGATTGATGAAAGGAGGGATAAAGAGCAGAGTCCTCTTGATAAGATTGAATCCCTTAAAAAACATTTTAAAAAATAA
- a CDS encoding Gfo/Idh/MocA family oxidoreductase — protein MVDNKRINIGIIGVGHISQIGYIPSIKRLRDKINLYALCDLDEAKLYKAKEIHGAEAIYTDFEDLLSDKNVDAVIITTPNHLHYPIALAALTYGKHILCELPVSIRLEEAYELKKKIADTQRIYMPAMNYSLRPDILKIKEIVFDKKVLGNIIHVKFIRRRKRFEFSGPLWMQDPNSAGSVFHSTLIHIFEIYYTYFKTEPLKFLKAFKKNENGIEWEGTLYLELKDNTGVLIEILWDPFIESDKFQIEIYCEKGNAYLSPFKIVQKHFGQLIDITPRITEEKSFYRLSFDLLLEHFVNSITGAEIPKFKIDEGIKILEIIEKIRS, from the coding sequence GTGGTTGATAACAAAAGAATAAACATTGGAATAATAGGTGTTGGTCATATTTCCCAGATAGGTTATATACCCTCAATTAAAAGATTAAGAGATAAGATAAATCTATATGCTTTATGTGATCTTGACGAAGCAAAGTTATATAAGGCTAAGGAAATACATGGTGCTGAAGCAATTTATACTGATTTTGAAGATTTACTTTCTGATAAAAATGTTGATGCTGTTATTATAACAACTCCAAATCATCTTCATTATCCAATTGCACTTGCTGCTCTCACTTATGGAAAACATATTCTCTGTGAATTACCTGTATCAATAAGACTGGAAGAGGCTTATGAGTTAAAAAAGAAGATTGCTGATACTCAAAGAATTTATATGCCTGCGATGAATTATTCTTTAAGGCCTGATATTCTAAAAATAAAGGAAATTGTTTTTGATAAAAAGGTTCTGGGTAATATCATTCATGTTAAATTTATACGAAGAAGGAAAAGATTTGAATTCTCAGGGCCTTTATGGATGCAGGATCCAAATTCAGCTGGTTCAGTTTTCCATTCAACTCTCATTCATATTTTTGAAATATATTATACATATTTTAAAACTGAACCATTAAAGTTTTTAAAAGCTTTCAAAAAGAATGAGAATGGAATTGAATGGGAGGGGACCCTTTATTTAGAACTAAAAGATAATACAGGTGTTTTAATAGAAATTTTATGGGATCCTTTTATTGAAAGTGATAAATTTCAGATTGAAATATACTGTGAAAAGGGAAATGCTTATCTTTCACCTTTTAAGATAGTTCAGAAACATTTCGGACAACTTATAGATATAACACCAAGAATAACAGAGGAAAAAAGTTTTTATAGGCTCTCCTTTGATTTACTTCTTGAGCATTTTGTTAACTCTATAACAGGAGCTGAAATTCCGAAATTCAAAATAGATGAAGGAATTAAGATTCTTGAAATTATTGAAAAAATCAGAAGTTAA
- a CDS encoding pyridoxal phosphate-dependent aminotransferase, giving the protein MKISKRIQEAQYSPIRKFYTFANEAKKKGIEVFHLNIGEPDVKPPETFFKVIREFNKEIIGYGPSDGIPELKDAWYRYYLRRGYKIEPEDVLVTIAGSEALIFSFFSTSDWGEEIIVFEPFYTNYNTFAKIAGVKLVPIPTSIKNNFLLPPEKEIEKYINKKTRAIVYANPNNPTGKVYSKEEIEVLIKLAKKHNLFIIADEVYREFVYGDYKHYSILEFEEIYDLAIVADSVSKRYSLCGARIGALVTRNKKLRENILKLMQARLSAPLIEQYACAEVINKEDKFIEECRKEYEKRIKMGMKILMSSDYIFSFEPHGAFYTMVDLKDINSERYTEFLLRNFEIERKTVMVAPGNGFYVTKGKGENEVRIAFVLNSNKLEVALNIFLEGIKKFKEKNK; this is encoded by the coding sequence ATGAAAATATCAAAAAGAATTCAAGAGGCTCAATATTCTCCTATAAGAAAGTTTTATACCTTTGCTAATGAAGCAAAAAAGAAGGGTATAGAAGTTTTTCATCTTAATATTGGAGAACCTGATGTTAAACCTCCTGAAACTTTTTTTAAAGTTATAAGAGAGTTTAATAAAGAAATAATTGGATACGGCCCCTCTGATGGCATTCCTGAACTCAAAGATGCCTGGTACAGATATTATTTAAGAAGGGGATATAAAATTGAACCTGAAGATGTCCTTGTAACAATAGCAGGTAGTGAAGCACTTATTTTTTCTTTTTTCAGTACTTCTGATTGGGGAGAAGAAATAATTGTATTTGAGCCCTTTTATACAAATTATAATACTTTTGCCAAAATTGCAGGTGTTAAACTTGTTCCAATTCCGACCTCTATAAAGAACAATTTCTTACTACCTCCTGAAAAGGAAATAGAGAAATATATTAATAAGAAAACAAGAGCTATTGTTTACGCAAATCCTAACAATCCAACTGGAAAAGTTTACTCTAAGGAGGAAATAGAGGTTTTAATCAAGTTAGCAAAAAAACACAATCTTTTTATAATAGCCGATGAAGTATACAGGGAATTTGTATATGGAGATTATAAACATTATTCAATTCTTGAATTTGAGGAAATTTATGATTTAGCAATTGTGGCTGACTCAGTATCCAAAAGATATTCTCTCTGTGGAGCAAGAATTGGTGCTCTTGTTACAAGGAATAAAAAATTAAGGGAAAATATTTTAAAACTAATGCAGGCGAGACTTTCTGCTCCTCTTATTGAACAGTATGCCTGTGCTGAGGTTATTAATAAGGAGGATAAATTCATAGAAGAATGTAGGAAAGAGTACGAAAAGAGAATAAAAATGGGAATGAAAATATTAATGAGTTCGGATTATATTTTTTCCTTTGAACCACACGGCGCCTTTTATACGATGGTTGATTTAAAGGATATTAACAGTGAAAGGTATACAGAGTTCTTATTAAGGAATTTTGAAATAGAAAGGAAAACTGTAATGGTGGCACCTGGTAATGGATTTTATGTTACAAAAGGAAAAGGTGAAAATGAAGTAAGAATAGCCTTTGTTTTAAATTCAAATAAACTGGAGGTTGCTTTAAATATATTTTTAGAGGGAATTAAGAAATTTAAAGAAAAAAATAAATGA
- the topA gene encoding type I DNA topoisomerase, with product MKKKNILIVESPSKAKTIEKYLKGEFKVLASRGHVKDLPENKFGIDIEKDFEPEFEIIESKKKILEELKKEAKDAEKILLGLDPDREGEAIAFHIKEIIKRSDAKRVLFYEITEEEVKKGVENPVEIDMNKVESQFSRRILDRIVGYKVSPLLWKLIKRGLSAGRVQTVALRLLVEREREIEKFIPEKFFKVEVIFLKNGVEFKGEIKKYKGKDVSKIKEREFAEEIKNKVFNSLIKVENVESKIREITPPEPFKTSTLQESASKILSFSPGKTMQIAQRLFEGLETPEGRIGLITYHRTDSVRISEKVVPEIKKKIREIFGEEYVRKKERVFKEKGRIQGAHEGIRPTKLNLKPEDLSNYLKEDELKLYEIIYLRTLSSFSENAKVEYKKIKFINGEIEGEIKGKKIVFDGFMKIIGKDFEEIYIPQLSKGETLKIKDVNILEKETNPPERYTEAELIKTLEKLGIGRPSTYAPIIEILYQRNYVEKRGKTLFPTELGKKVCDILVKEFPEIFNVEFTKKMEDLLDEIEKGNLGRKEFLKNFWEEFSKVLFKVEENLYGLKKEYLEEYLEEQCPECGERLLVKWGKYGKFISCSNFPECKYKRDYIEKKFLCPECKKGYLVKRKNKKIFYGCSLYPECKFVSAFPPFEKRCPYCSFDYSFKIYKNKKTFYRCPSCGKFFK from the coding sequence ATGAAAAAGAAAAATATTCTTATAGTGGAATCTCCGTCAAAGGCAAAGACGATTGAAAAATATCTAAAAGGTGAATTTAAGGTTCTTGCCTCAAGGGGTCATGTTAAAGATTTACCTGAAAATAAATTTGGAATTGATATAGAAAAAGATTTTGAACCAGAATTTGAAATAATAGAAAGTAAGAAAAAAATTTTAGAAGAGCTAAAAAAAGAAGCAAAAGATGCTGAAAAAATTTTATTGGGCTTAGATCCTGATAGAGAAGGAGAGGCAATTGCTTTTCATATAAAGGAGATAATTAAAAGAAGTGATGCCAAAAGAGTGCTTTTTTACGAAATAACAGAAGAGGAAGTTAAAAAAGGAGTGGAGAATCCTGTTGAGATTGATATGAATAAAGTGGAATCACAATTTTCAAGAAGAATCCTTGACAGAATTGTAGGTTATAAGGTTTCACCACTACTTTGGAAATTGATAAAAAGGGGACTATCTGCAGGGAGAGTTCAGACTGTTGCTTTGAGATTATTGGTAGAAAGAGAAAGAGAAATAGAGAAATTTATACCAGAGAAATTTTTTAAGGTTGAAGTTATATTTTTAAAAAATGGAGTTGAGTTTAAAGGTGAGATAAAAAAATATAAGGGGAAGGATGTAAGCAAAATAAAGGAAAGAGAGTTTGCAGAAGAAATAAAAAATAAAGTGTTTAATTCTCTTATAAAAGTAGAGAATGTAGAAAGTAAAATTAGAGAAATAACTCCACCTGAACCCTTTAAAACAAGCACTTTACAGGAAAGTGCTTCCAAGATTCTTTCTTTTTCACCTGGTAAAACAATGCAGATAGCACAGAGATTATTTGAAGGACTTGAAACTCCTGAAGGAAGAATAGGGCTTATAACATATCACAGAACAGATTCTGTGAGAATAAGTGAGAAAGTAGTACCTGAGATTAAAAAGAAGATAAGAGAAATTTTCGGGGAGGAATATGTTAGAAAAAAGGAGAGAGTATTTAAGGAAAAAGGGAGAATTCAGGGAGCACATGAGGGAATAAGACCTACAAAGTTAAACTTAAAACCAGAGGACCTTTCAAATTATTTAAAGGAGGATGAACTTAAACTTTATGAAATTATATATTTAAGAACCCTTTCATCTTTTTCTGAAAATGCAAAAGTAGAGTATAAAAAAATAAAGTTTATAAATGGCGAAATTGAAGGAGAAATAAAAGGTAAAAAGATAGTTTTTGATGGGTTTATGAAAATAATAGGAAAAGATTTTGAGGAAATCTATATTCCTCAGCTTTCAAAAGGGGAAACATTAAAAATAAAGGATGTAAATATTTTAGAGAAAGAAACGAATCCACCTGAAAGATATACAGAGGCTGAACTTATTAAGACTTTAGAAAAACTTGGAATTGGTAGACCTTCAACATATGCTCCAATAATTGAAATTCTTTATCAGAGAAATTATGTGGAAAAAAGAGGTAAAACTTTATTCCCTACTGAACTTGGTAAAAAAGTTTGTGATATACTTGTAAAGGAATTTCCTGAAATTTTTAATGTTGAATTTACTAAGAAAATGGAAGATTTACTTGATGAAATTGAAAAAGGAAATTTAGGGAGGAAGGAATTTCTCAAAAATTTCTGGGAAGAATTCAGTAAAGTTCTATTTAAAGTAGAGGAAAATCTTTATGGTTTGAAAAAGGAATATCTTGAAGAATATCTTGAGGAGCAATGTCCTGAGTGTGGAGAAAGGCTTTTAGTAAAATGGGGTAAATATGGTAAGTTTATTTCCTGTTCAAATTTTCCAGAATGTAAATATAAAAGGGATTATATTGAAAAGAAATTTTTGTGCCCTGAATGTAAAAAGGGTTATTTAGTTAAAAGAAAAAACAAAAAAATTTTTTATGGTTGTTCTCTTTATCCAGAGTGTAAATTTGTATCAGCTTTTCCTCCCTTTGAAAAAAGATGTCCCTACTGTTCTTTTGATTATTCTTTTAAAATTTATAAAAATAAAAAAACTTTTTATAGATGTCCCTCTTGTGGAAAATTCTTTAAATGA